A segment of the Xenopus tropicalis strain Nigerian chromosome 6, UCB_Xtro_10.0, whole genome shotgun sequence genome:
TATAGACCAATGTCTCGTATAAGTGTCCGTGCTGCTGTATATGGCGCAATATTCCCACCGTCTCAGTGGCCAATATAGTTGCACAAGTGAATTAATTGATGTTACTTATATGATTGTTTTCCACCACCACAGGGTGATTTTACTTCCGGCCGACACCAACGACAACTATGGGGCGTCCCCCAGTCGTTATATCCGTGTAGCATCAATTTTATAAAGGATGAAAAACAGAACAATCTCACCCAGCTTTAGAGTGTTCTTTGCAGCactcactaaggggctgatttactaacccacgaattcgaatccgaattggaaaaattccgattggaaaacgaacattttgcgactttttcgtattttttgcgattttttcggcgcctttacgacttttcggaaattatcgcgactttttcgttaccaatacgatttgcgcgaaaaaacgcgagtttttcgtagccattccgaaagttgcgattttttcgtagcgttaaaacttgcgcgaaaagttgcgcttttttcgtagcgttaaaacttaaaaggcgcgacgttttgcgcaagttttaacactacgaaaaaatcgcaactttttgcgcaagttttaacgctacgaaaaaatctcaactttcggaatggctacgaaaaactcaggtttttccgcaaaaatcgtattggtaacgaaaaagttgcgatacttttccgaaaaaatcgcaaaataccgatcattacgaaaaaaacgcaatcggacgcattcggcccattcgtgagtaagtaaatgggccccttagacttcCCCGCTTGCTGTCACTCGCATTAATGGCCGCCTCCACCTGTTCACTTTCTCCCACCAGTAGTGATGTTACTCGCTCCCACCTGCGACACTTCCCCTCCTCTCTCCTTCATCCAAGATGGCGCACCTTGTTAGTATTGtgtgtgttccacagtggaacgcCATAGTGTTATAGTCCTTCATTAGCATAGTCACATGTTTATCAAAGGCAGGTAATTAGCATGGGATAACGAGAGGGTGGAGCCTTAATTTGCCCCCTGGGGGGAAACTATGTAACACAATAAAGGTGCAGCCTCACTCCCTCAGGCACCTGTTTAACATGAATGTCccactgtctgtgtgtgagttgggccttttctcattattattattattattatcaggtgAGAGTGCAAGTGCAGTCTAAGTGCAATGTCACACTGAGAGCACAGCCAGCAAGAGAGTCTGGgtttttctgttttattctttTCCTTTAGGAATCAGTCAGGTTTCGGGAGGTTTATACTCCTTTAGCCTCAATGAAACCCCCCCATGCACATGGCACATCCCGTGCACCTAAATACTCCCGGGTTTAGGGAATTACTGACAGATGGAGATACATATTTATCCGGGGGATCCCTTAGGCTTAACTGTTCTATGAGGTTTCTCCCCCTTTGATAAACCAAACTTTGGCTTGCTTAGCTTCCCACATAGCATAATCCTTATAGACTCGCGCATACACAAACCCAACTGAGGTGGCATCACATATTACAGTGTATGGGGGATCTAACTGTTTGTGTTCTGTAGCCCAATGACCAATCATATTGCTGTTGCAGATGAATGCTAATTATGATGATTTGTGTCTCTGCAGAAACAGGTTATAAACCATCTGTAAGTCCTTAGTGTGGGGTCTCAGTCCCTTCAGAGATTGATTCTCTTACGTTTCAACCAATAAACATCATGTCCTGTTCAACATTTAACAGAATTTGCTTTATTGCCAAGGTCAATCCGTAGGGTTATACTCACAGGTCTGAATGAGGTAGTATTAGTAGGCAATGTGATCAGTTACAATCAATGGCAGAGACAGTAATGAGACACCCTGAGGAGATGGCTTGGTAGGTCCCCCAATAAACAGACAGACAATCTACATTAACACTCTTCTTTATTGTAATAAACGTTGCTAATTGGTAGAAAACAGGAAACTGAGTATAAAGCTTATGTCAATATGAGATTTATCCATAAACAGCCAATACCAAAAGGTTAATGAGATTCAAAGGAATCGCGAGACACATCAAAATATTGCATCGCTTTCAATTAGTAATATATTGGTAAAAATGAATCCCAAAGTGTGTTGGGTTTGGTGTTGCACAATTATCTATGAGCAGAGGAGAACCCAGCGCCAATGCTTGTTGGAGGGCATTTACCTTTATATATAATTCAGTTGGAACGCTGATTAGTAATGTTGGAATGGGAGAGACTGTTGGAGAAATAAGTGACTGCGTCTCTTCCCTTTATGTTCTGGTGAGGGAGATGAAACCTAATATTGGGGAAACTCCATTCCGTGCAAATAAAGGTTTCTCTCTCTTGTGGATAATCTGCTGGAGTCAGAGAGTTGGTAAGAGTCAATTTGTTCCCTCATCCTGGGCATGTGTGGATTATATGATGTCTCTGAAGGTTGGACCCACACTCAGTGCAAGTgtaaggtttctcccctgtatgaGTTGTGTGGTGGTTCCTAAGGTCTCTCTCataacttttcccacattctataCATGTGAAACATCTCTCTGGTGTGGAGAAGAAAGTCTGTCCTCTGCAGAGTAACTTTTCaaaggtttctccccagtgtggatTCTGTGATGGTTGGTTAGGTTTCTCTTTAAactaaaacttttcccacattctgcacaagcaaatggtttctctcctgtgtggatCACCCGATGACACTGAAGGCTGGACTTTTTAGAGAAACATTTACCACACTCTGtgcaagtgaaaggtttctcccctgtatgaGTTGTGTAGTGGTATTGAAGGCTGTCCTTACGGctaaagcttttcccacattctgtgcaagtgaatggtttctcccctgtgtggactCTTTTGTGTAAGGAAAGCTTGTGATGTGCAGAGAAGCTTTTGTGACATTCTGTGCATGCGAATGGTTTAATTCCAGTGTGAATCCTCTGGTGTCTAACTAGATTGCTGTTTATAGTGAAggatttcccacattctgtgcatggataaggtttctcccctgtgtgaatcctCTGGTGTATTTCAAGGTCTGTCTGTCGACTgcagcttttcccacattctgggcaggtaaaaggtttctccccggtgtgttTTATCTTGTGTTCTTTAAGGCTTGCTTTATGCCTGAAACTTTCCCCACATTCTATGCAGgtaaaaggtttctcccctgtatgaaTTCTTTGGTGACTTTTCAGGCCTGACTTAACAgagaaacattttccacattctgTGCATGTGAATgatttctccccagtgtgaactCTCTGATGAATaacaaatttccttttttctgaaaatcctttcccacattctgtgcatgtGAATGGCTTCTCCCCGGTGTGAACAGTCTGGTGAATAATAAGgtagtttttttctgcaaatcttttcccacattctgtgcacatgaatggtttctctcctgtgtgaactcTCTGGTGAACAACAAGTCCGTATTTTTTTgagaaacttttcccacattcagtgcacatgaatggtttctccccggtgtgaactCTCTGGTGAATAATAAGTTTGCTTTTTTCTGTGAATCTTTTTCCACACTctgtgcacatgaatggtttctcccctgtgtgaactctCTGGTGAATAATAAGACTGCCTTTGCTCGAGtatcttttcccacattctgggcaTTTGAAACGTTTTATTACTGAGGGAAGTTCCTTCTGGGAGTTGGGAATGCTCATTGCACTTTCTTTCCAATGTGCAGATTTTCTGTTGCTGTTGAAGTTCAAAGGTTTAATGGCCTCTTGTCTTTATTTAAACACAGAATCCTTGGCTTCTGGGGCTTCTGAAGAGTCTGTATTTCATACAAATATGTAAAAAGGAAGAGTCATTCAGAATGTGATCAATAATAGAAATGTACAGTCAGTCAAGAAACAAGAGATTTGCATTGGTTTTTGTATTTgcccttttgttttttatttattagtttCTCCTAATTCCTGCCCTACTCTATGGCATTAAAGGGGCGCTCGTACATAACTGTTAGTCTGATGTAGGCATTTATTATCTAAGAGTGTTTGTAATTTGAACAAATTCTTACCTAATTATTCTTACTATTAATATGATACAGAcatagatattctgagacaatttgcaattggtttctattttgtattttttgtagtttttcagttattaagtgttttaatcagcagctctccagtatggaatgTTAGTAACTATctggtttaccttagcaaccaggcagtgggttaaatgaaaggctggaatatgaataggagaggggctgaatagtaagataaataataaaaagtaacaacattaATATATTTGTAAGTGCACAGAGCAGTAggttttggctgtcggggtcaatgacccccatttgaaagctggaaagtgtgtAAGGCAAATAgtgaaaactataaataataaataataaagaccaactgtaaagttgccaggaacaggacattctataacatagtaaggTGACCCGCCCCTTTAACTAAACTATACCCTGTTACTAACTGAACCCAGAATAAAGGCAGTACTGAAATAATTACTGAAAAGTGCAaaacattaaagtggacctgtcacccagacatgacaatctgtataataaaagtcctgttcaaattaaacatgaaacccaaattcatttttatactaacacatccaaacccattataaaggcatttaaaaatcacagctgtcaatcatatattgcttgccccgcctctatgccttaggcagccaataactttagctttccattcagcacttcctagatgtcactgcactcctcactttcccctccctcctcatcatctaattgtgtagccagggcCTGGGCAACtgctcccccattctggcacataaacaagattttggcatgatgcaaagcttgccttaataatagtgcCCACAagatggcgcctgcctgcttgctttgactgagtaattccaagacagaaggaaacaagttttttattatttatatagtgtaagtgaagtttattttgctcaactaacaatatagaaaataatttagacttatttcttagggtgacaggtcccctttaatcaatAAATATTGTAAAGACGAACTGAGAGCACATACCTTCTAGGGAAGATATAACAGCATTATTCTTACAGATAATAATTACTGAAATAATCATGAAAAAGGGCAAAACACCAGTTACAGAAACCACATAAATATCACAAAGACAAACCCACAATGACAAACGGAGAGCAGATCCCAGGGGCCCCAAGCCCCCCAGTAAGTGCAATACAGCATTAAACAAAGGGAGCCCGCGCCCCAATAAATCCCCCCAACATGAATAAATGAGCCATAAGCACAGTATGACATAAGGGCACAAAAGCAATAAGTGAGCAGTATGAGAGGCAAACAAATAGGCAAATCAGTAGCCACAAGCTGAGCCCAGTGGCACAGAATTCAGGGATCAGTGCCAAGGAAACACTGATATAGTTACCTGTCCTTGGGCAGAGTCTCCTCATTAGCCTGCAGAgcccctgtaccctgtacccacaCGTCTCTTCCCCAAACTAACTCAGCTCTCATTCCCGCAGCTTTTTAGCCCATTTTGGATCCCACCCCCTATGGGCGGGGCCTTTGTTTGGGGGAAAAGGTTCCTCCCACAATATGGAAAGGAAGGCTGATGGGTTCCTGTACTCTAACGCCCTTCATTAGCATAGTCACATGTTTATCAAAGGCAGGTAATTAGCATGGGATAACGAGAGGGTGGAGCCTTAATTTGCCCCCTGGGGGGAAACTATGTAACACAATAAAGGGGCAGCCTCACTCCCTCAGGCACCTGTTTAACATGAATGTCccactgtctgtgtgtgagttgggccttttctcattattattatcaggTGAGAGTGCAAATGCAGTCTAATAATATTCTGGTAACTGTCTCGCCAAAGAGATCAAGAAATGGAACTGGGAATTCCTTCCATGTAACCCCTTGTATCCCTGTTATAAACACAGAAAGGGGTCATTACAATGACAATACCCATGTTCTGCCCTCACCCCGTGTTCCCCTGAGGCAGTGAGTAGCcggacatacagctaaaccttcccacactccaataaagagacaaagGGTAAAATCTGTAGAAACACAGTTTATCGATTAGCTTCAAAAATTCATTATTGCTGAACACCTGGGGGACAGGACCCAGGCTGTGTGATATTATGATACCTTAACAAATTGGTGGTTGCCTTATGTGGATATGATTTCCCACCCTGCGAATATTTATGAATTCTCCTATCATATGCAATAAATGAGAATAATGTCGTGGAATTCATCCCTAATGAATTGTCTCCCTTATTAAGTTTGGTTGTAAATAGATGAATTACTTAAGCACAAGCGCTCCTGAGAGTGGAATCAGTATATGTGGAGCTATTTATTTAATTTCGCTGTATCCCAAATGAACTGTGAGAAATAATTTAATAATGGGGATTGAAATAGTGTAATTATAAATACTGAAATTATCCGCACTCATTataaatgaattgtttttaataaatcattgatttttCGGAGTTTTGGTGGATCCTAATTTTAGATTGATTATCTTTTTAACTTAATgaaattaaaggttatattttaatgcCAAAGGCACCAAATGAAGGTCTCtcctttttgtatatataaaatctgtagaactttactgggtgattgtggaaataagtggtaaaactgtaatacaaggagataaagcacaatgaatatatggggaatacactaacacaaaaacaactgcaacatacaaatcatttctggatctgattatatgccgcagtgtctctgaggagctggcagctttttaatgctGGCTCAGTCCAGTTTTTATAACCATAATGCTTACAAGCGATGttaccatggggagaagatgggtggggtgtgcttcttccacagcatgATCTActaaatggagtctgtactcccacaaagcattgcaaaGCGTAACATGCcaggaagtatggtggttccataggTTATAGGTCACAGAAAATGAATagctgcatttgcagcaaacagccagcagagggagttaactgctaatgagcaacaataaacagcaaaatgatggaagctgtgctggagacatgacactccccgtctggtatctaTAAATGCCACCATTTCATTCCTGAGGAGATAACAACAAGGTCAGAtcagattcccttttctctgtaataataaaacagtacctgtacttgatcccaactaagatataattaccccttattggggcagaacagccctattgggtttatttcatggttaaatgattctcttttctctgtaataataaaacagtacctgtacttgatcccaactaagatataattaccccttattgggggcagaagagccctattgggtttatttaatggttaaatgattcccttttctctgtaataataaaacagtacctgtacttgatcccaactaagatataattaccccttattggggcagaacagccctattgggtttatttcatggttaaatgattcccttttctctgtaataataaaacagtacttgtacttgatcccaactaagatataattaccccttattggggcagaacagccctattgggtttatttcatggttaaatgattcccttttctcagtaataataaaacagtacctgtacttgatcccaactaagatataattaccccttattggggcagaacagccctattgggtttatttcatggttaaatgattcccttttctctgtaataataaaacagtacctgtacttgatcccaactaagatataattaccccttattggggacagaacagccccattgggtttatttaatggttaaatgattcccttttctctgtaataataaaacagtacctgtacttgatcccaactaagatataattaccccttattgggggcagaacagccctattgggtttatttaatggttaaatgattcccttttctctgtaataataaaacagtacctgtacttgatcccaactaagatataattaccccttattggggcagaacagccctattgggtttatttcattgttttatgattcccttttctctgtaataataaaacagtacctgtacttgatcccaactaagatataattaccccttattgggggcagaacagccccattgggtttatttaatggttaaatgattcccttttctctgtaataataaaaaagtacctgtacttgatcccaactaagatataattaccccttattggggcagaacagccctattgggtttatttcattgttttatgattcccttttctctgtaataataaaacagtacctgtacttgatcccaactaagatataattaccccttattgggggcagaacagccccattgggtttatttaatggttaaatgattcccttttctctgtaataataaaaaagtacctgtacttgatcccaactaagatataattaccccttattggggcagaacagccctattgggtttatttcattgttttatgattcccttttctctgtaataataaaacagtacctgtacttgatcccaactaagatataattaccccttattggggcagaacagccctattgggtttatttcatggttaaatgattcccttttctctgtaataataaaacagtacctgtacttgatcccaactaagatataattaccccttattggggcagaacagccctattgggtttatttcatggttaaatgattcccttttctctgtaataataaaacagtacctgtacttgatcccaactaagatataattaccccttattggggcagaagaatcctattgggtttaattaatgttttattgattgtctagttgatttaaggtaggagatccaaattacagaaagaccccttatccggaattcacttggtcccagcattctggataacgggtcccatacctttattatatTCTAAAGAAATCTCCACATGGTATTAGTGAGCTCACTATAAAACACGGGTTTGCAAACACATTTATATCTGTACATTTGTGCACAAGTGACAATCGTCAAAGTATTATTGAATTATTATTGttgtgtttattttgctttatatgcCTGAGTGACTAAATCATTGTGTAGCCCAGCTGGTTTCCTTGAAAGTAAGCCTATTTTCCTGCTTTATGTGGATTTTCACTGTTGATATAAGGACTGCAGCAGTATTTATAGTAATAGGAATGAAGGGACTACAGAGAATTTTAGgtgtttatttactttgttgttagaacttaactgctagtgcggtttacattacattgcactgttattgctatttctgcctgttcatactttctgcatttatctgcatttaatttttctaactcattttcagcccagttcctgtgtaataaatctggagttacttcctgtttgtgttggtatttactgggaatctTTGGGGTGTCACCACAGTCACAACTACAGTACACCAAGCCATACCCTAGGGTGGGCTACAATTGTTACACTTCTGGTTCCTATAAGGACACAAATGGCGCCACACAACAGATATTGCCAGACACGTTCCACTGATGGATGTGGGGCTCTTATTTTCCAGGAAATTTAAACATTTCACAGTTGAAACTTTAGGCTAAATGAATATGATAAGGATAGAttttagtaaaagatatttattttatgggcctaaagaaatattagctaagaatctgcccTGAGACAGAccccccactgtagcacagggAGGGTAATTTAGTTCCCTTGTTGGTTCATTTGGCCCTGTCTGGCTCCTCCCACCTCCCAGCCCCCTAGCCAGACAGTCTGTCTTCAGTGTCCTTTAGGGGGTATTAGTGAATTACCCCCCTACTGTgaggggtttccctcaaatgtggattccaaacAGACTTTCTAAACTGAAAGCTTAACCctttactgctccaacatgacaatATGTCTTTTGTCTGTCGTGTAACTATCGTGTATCTGTTTGGGTCTGGAACCCACAGAACTCTAATGTTTACTGAACCAGACCTATTctaactccaaatctacatggaaAAGAATAATAATTAGAAAGACTGCAAATAACTGCCTCTACATAGATTATATTAAGTCATGTTGGTCTTTTCTGTTGAGACCTGCTTTACTGgtttacattttgctttgtgtAATTCTATTTCTCATACTTCATTAACACAACTGTGCCACGAGGTGCAGTAACAGTTAATGATTGCAGGGAGCTAAGGGGCAAATATAAGCAAAGTTACTGTACTGGGCCATATTGTACAGTGTTTAATCCCACCTGGGAGTGAGGTGAATGTTACGTGGTGCCATTTCCATCCTTTTCCCATATTTAGCATTTTGACATATCAACCAAATGGGGGTCATTGCACAGCCGCAACATAAAGTAACCTGACAAAGTGCCCCCCATGAATATACACGGGCAATTAATTTGCACATAAATGGAGATGTTTGGTTTCAAAGACTTGTGTTTGGAATGAGCAGGACAGCTAAATATCTACCTGAAACCTCATGTTCTGCAACTGGACTACAAGGGAACCATGTCTGCAACCAGCGATGAGAGCAGTAGCACAGGGGGGCGCCAAGTGGGCCGGGTAATGCAGGGCAGTCTAACAGAGACTGTGTATATTTTCTTTGGCTCAAAGGCCTCAAGTGAAATCCGATGGCTGCAACCGATCCTTTCCAGCAACATTTACATGATGCAGATCCAACAGACTTTGTATCCAGAGCAGGTCTGCCCCATGGATATTGTCTCTATACTCAAGGCCCAGAGAGCAGCAAATCAGTAATTGTGCCAATTGGGAAACTGGTGGATAAGGTTATGAATGTGCATAGCCCTATGCGGTTATATGTCATAATCCCACAAATAACAAGCTTCACCTCACACAAACACAGTACCATCCATTATCCCTACGAACCATTTGTTTCTCTAACTTTGTAACATGATGGAGCCGGGGCTTTAGAAATGGATTTAGACacaaggggggaattcacaaaagtgctgatattgagacaaaacaaaagtggagacagatttacccgcaggattttgcatttcatatgccttttgtcatttcctgaggggtaatttcagttgcccagggaaactatacatcatttttttcaggacaatctgggctttctaatgttttctatatttctgtgtaattccccttctgtaacaagatttaatggtctaaataccgtcttctctagcccctactcattactgggcagcagcaatccggcccccacaccaacaagCCCGGTGATAAGGGGCCCAACCGGACTAGGGCCCAGTGGGTTTTTATCCAGcaccctgttgggccagtccaaccctgtaccccaatatcccagtttgggtgccagtgtgtaggtgctgtttgctgatccccaagatggctgctgggaacaggtggggccaatgctgtcgggcagctctgtagttctgcccCTGCTATGGGGGcgcagataagttggggcaaatgtcagtgaagggattaaagagggggcgcttctgcttaaactaataatttgcctgggaggctttacttttccttttaataaaaatgtttacaacatattcactcaaaatgttattattgcctcactgattCAGCTAAATCTCCCATAACCGTGCAAATGTGAGggaaaaactttttatatataagatataaattctatttttttttaatcagtgttttacttgtttataaaatgttaatgaggctttttgcccctattgttccaGGGTGCGACAgaaacttgccccctaacaataggctgctaatccccattaatatgttactgaccccccaatggggcccccaccttaggtgtgaaatggagacggggtgaaaccaaacaaaacagaagagcttagaattggtctga
Coding sequences within it:
- the znf470 gene encoding zinc finger protein 470 (The RefSeq protein has 6 substitutions compared to this genomic sequence); translation: MSIPNSQKELSSVIKRFKCPECGKRYSNKGHLIIHQRVHTGEKPFMCTECGKRFTEKSKLIIHQRVHTGEKPFMCTECGKSFSKKYGLVVHQRVHTGEKPFMCTECGKRFAEKNYLIIHQTVHTGEKPFTCTECGKGFSEKRKFVIHQRVHTGEKSFTCTECGKCFSVKSGLKSHQRIHTGEKPFTCIECGESFRHKASLKEHKIKHTGEKPFTCPECGKSCSRQTDLEIHQRIHTGEKPYPCTECGKSFTINSNLVRHQRIHTGIKPFACTECHKSFSAHHKLSLHKRVHTGEKPFTCTECGKSFSRKDSLQYHYTTHTGEKPFTCTECGKCFSKKSSLQCHRMIHTGEKPFACAECGKSFSLKSNLTNHHRIHTGEKPLKSYSAEDRLSSPHQRDVSHVKNVGKVMRETLGTTTQLIQGRNLTLALSVGPTFRDII